One Candidatus Eisenbacteria bacterium genomic window, ACGAAAACGGGATCGTGCAGCAACCGCCACATGGCGTGATTGATCGCCGCGTGGGCCAGATAGTCCGCTTGGGTCTGTTCCCATTCTTGATGGGCGGAGCCCGTCTGCAGGCCGACGCGGTTCACGAAGGCGAGAGCGGTCGCCGAGAGGGCCGTCACGAGAACGAGCACCGCCACGTAGGACGCGCCCCGGCTCCCCGAGGCCGCCGCCCCCCTCCTCCTCCGATTTTTCGCCCTCTTCATCGTTTTTCTCGTTTCGCTCCGCCCGGCGAACCGCTTGCCGCCTCGGGCGATACAGTTCTTCCTCTCTCTGATCGGCCCCGCGGGGCCGCGGCTTGACCATCACTCTCCGGGTGCTGGTCCCCGTCCCCTCCAAGCCCTTTTCCGGCAAGGAATTGGTCCGCTCCGAAGCCCCTAAAGTCCGGAGGGGGAAATTCCGATCTTTTGTGTGAGGAGAGCGGAAATGGCGATCGAAATCGCGCAAAACGTGAACGCCCCCGAGAAGGGCGGCGGCAAGGGAACGGCGGAGAGAGCGCAACGCCTTCCGGCGACGCCGGCGGGCGGCCCGGCCGCCGCGAAAGGAGAGAGGGGCGGCGCCGCGCAGTTCTTCGACCGGCTCAATCAGATCCACCTCATGGAGCCGAAGAACGTGGGGCTGCAGGAGCTGGTTCTCTTCACGCAGCAACTCGCCCTCCTCATCGAGACCGGCAACGGTCTCGTGCCGTCGGTGGAAGCCCTCTCGAGACAGGTGGCGTCTCCGCCGCTCCGGAAGGTGCTCGGCAACGTGCACGACAGGCTCGAAGAGGGGAGCGACCTCTCCAGCTGTCTCCAGAAGCACCCGAAGGTGTTCGACAGCCTCTACATCAGCCTGGTGCGGGCCGGCGAGGCGAGCGGGGCGTTGCAGGAGAGCCTCGTCCGGGTCGGCGGCATCCTGGAGGTGCGGCGCCAGCTCCGGAACCGGCTCCGCGAGGCGATGACCTATCCGATGGTCCTGTCGACGATTATGGTGGGGACGGTGATCTTCCTCCTCACCTACATGGTTCCCAAGTTTTCGGAGATTTTCGACGCTCTGGGGAACGATCTCCCCCGGGCGACGTCGATGCTGCTCGGTTTCGCCGACCTGATTCGCTCAAGTTGGTGGCTCCTTCTTCCGATAGCCGGTGTGACGGCCCTGGCGGGCTATCGGCTGTGGAAAACGGAGCGAGTGCAGCGGGTTTGGGACCGGCTCAAGATCGGCACGCCCTTCTTGGGCGATCTGACCACCCAGACCTATATGTATCAAATGTTTTCGAGCCTCGGCCTGTTGCTGAGCTGCCGGGTTCCCCATCTCGAGGCGATCGGCATCGCCCGCCAGGTGGTGCGGAACGCCTACTACCGGGAGTTCTTCGGGAAGCTGGAGCAGCAGGTGCGGGCGGGGCGCGGGATGGCCCAAGCCTTTCAGGAGGCGCCCTTCCTGCCGGAGACGGTCAAGCTGATGGTTTCCACGGGGGAGGCGTCGGGGGCGTTGGACATCGTGATGGCTAAGTTGGCGGAACGCTACAAGGAGGACCTGGAGAGCAATATCCGCCGGCTCAGCATCATGCTCGAACCGGTCATGCTCGTGGTCATGGGATTGATGGTGGGCTTCGTCGCCATGGCTTTCATCCTGCCGATCATGAGGATGTCTCGGGCGGTGCATTAGCCCGGTCGTGCGTCGGATCCCGCCACGGGAAGTCCGCGCGGGACCGGGATGAACAGGGGGAACGGACGGTTTCTTCCATCGAATCGGTGGATGCGACACGTGCGCAAGGACGGAACGTCGCAAGGAGGAAGGATTTCATGACGCGCACTCACGACAAACGGTCGGGATTCACTCTGGTCGAGCTGCTGATCGTTGTCATCATCCTCGGGGTGATCGCGGCGATCGCGATTCCGCAGTTCACCAGCAGCACCGAGGACGCCAAGCTCTCGTCTTTGGACATGAGCCTCTCGGAGCTGCGGAACGCGATCGAGCTTTACTACCACCAGCACGGCGGCGTGTATCCGGGCGAGAAGAAGCACACCGACGGCACGGCGGTCGGGTCGGCGGCCGAAGCCCAGACGGCCTTCGTGAATCAGCTGACGCTCTACAGCTCGATCACGGGCAAGACGGACACCGAGAAAGACGCCACGTACAAGTACGGCCCCTACATCAAGCGGGGGAGTCTGCCGTTGAACCCGTTCAACAGCACGGCGGACGTGGTCTGCGACATCGCCGAGACGGACATCACGAGCGTGGCGTCCGGCGGGTCGGGCGGTTGGAAGTTCTACATCAAGACCGGCCGGCTGATCGCGAACGACGGTTCGCACGACACGAACTAGATCGACGGTTCGGCGCTCGACGTTTGATGGAAGAAACCGTTGCGGCGCCGCCGGTCCCGAGCCGGCGGCGCCGTCGTTCCCGCATCGGCCCGGAGGCGTTTCCTTCCGGGTCGACGGCGTGGTGAACCGACGATGACGACTCCAGCGGCACCGGCGGAAATTTTCGGTCTTCTCCGATTCCACGCGCGCTCCGCGAAGACCGCGGTGGGCGTGGAGGCGGGGGACGACTGGATCCGCGTCGCGAGCCGCCGGGGCCGTTCCGGCGATGAGGCCTGGTCCTTCGCGGCCCTCGGCCCGGACGGAGAGGGGAGCGACGGCGGCGGAGGGAGAAGCGCCGTCCGCCGCGCTCGTGACGAGGCGCGCCGGCGCGGCGTTCCGCGCGGTCCGGCGGTCTGCGCCATCAGCTCGGCGGCGGTGGACA contains:
- a CDS encoding type II secretion system F family protein, translated to MAIEIAQNVNAPEKGGGKGTAERAQRLPATPAGGPAAAKGERGGAAQFFDRLNQIHLMEPKNVGLQELVLFTQQLALLIETGNGLVPSVEALSRQVASPPLRKVLGNVHDRLEEGSDLSSCLQKHPKVFDSLYISLVRAGEASGALQESLVRVGGILEVRRQLRNRLREAMTYPMVLSTIMVGTVIFLLTYMVPKFSEIFDALGNDLPRATSMLLGFADLIRSSWWLLLPIAGVTALAGYRLWKTERVQRVWDRLKIGTPFLGDLTTQTYMYQMFSSLGLLLSCRVPHLEAIGIARQVVRNAYYREFFGKLEQQVRAGRGMAQAFQEAPFLPETVKLMVSTGEASGALDIVMAKLAERYKEDLESNIRRLSIMLEPVMLVVMGLMVGFVAMAFILPIMRMSRAVH
- a CDS encoding type II secretion system protein; protein product: MTRTHDKRSGFTLVELLIVVIILGVIAAIAIPQFTSSTEDAKLSSLDMSLSELRNAIELYYHQHGGVYPGEKKHTDGTAVGSAAEAQTAFVNQLTLYSSITGKTDTEKDATYKYGPYIKRGSLPLNPFNSTADVVCDIAETDITSVASGGSGGWKFYIKTGRLIANDGSHDTN